The DNA region TTTCTTTCCTTCTCCTATATACTATGGGAGGATTTTTGGATGGTGACAGCCGCAGGCTGTGTTATTCATTGGTAATAAAGACCGGGAGGCCCCGGTCTTTTAGATATTAATAATTGTCAATGGAGAAGATGAGCAGCACCAGGATCAAGAAAATGGCAAAAGCGAGGGTGTCGCCAAAGAAGCCCTTGCTCATAAATTTACCTCCTTCCCTTGCTTAATACTTCTTCTTATCGATGGAGAAGATTAAAAGAACTAGAATGAGGAAAATCGCGAAAGCTAAGTTGTCGCGATAGCCGCCGTAACCGCCGCCGACTCCGGTACCCATAGCAAGCCTCCTTTCAATTAATCAACTCGTCGTTTGCTGGTTAAGAGCATGAATGGTGTATGCTTTGATACCATACTATGGGAAGCGGGCGCAAAGGGTTACAGGATCGCCAGGAAGAAAATTCTTTGTCCCACCGGTCAGCGCGGCAGGATAAGTTCGGGTGGATGGAGACACAATACAATTAGAGTCAGCAAAAGGGGGTAGAGATTTTGGAAATTACATCTTGGGAGCAATGGCTGGATACGTTGGGTACGGCCTTGAGCAAAGCCCAGTCTATGAAAATGCCGAAAAAGCTCTTAACGAAATCAGCCGCTGAGCTGGGCGATTTTCTCTTTGATACCATTGATCCGGATGTGCCGGAAAACCGCTTGTTGAAGAAGATGTGGGAAGTGGCGGACCGCAAGGAAAAGGAAGCCCTGGCCAATGTCATGATCAAGCTGGTGGAGAAAAGAACGACCCATTAACGGCCGGTGACGGAAGGGGAGGCCGGGTAGGCCTTCCCTGTGACACCGGTTGTATTTTAGCCGGACCAGCCTTGAAAAAAGCCGGCAGCAGGCAATTTTAGGCTCGGGGGGGCATATGATAAAGGCATAGCTGAAGAGAGGAGTTGTTGACAGGCAATGCGCATCAAATTGCATTTGATGGGAGCTCTAAAACACACAATGCAGGCCGGGGACCGCTTTGACCCAAGTGGTTACCTGGAAGTCGATGCAGCGACGACCCCCCGAGATCTCATCCGGTCCTTGGGTGTGACCGGCGAAGATGTGCTGGTCTTGATCAACGGTAAACCGGTGCCCCTGGATGAAAAGATAGCCCCTGATGACCGGGTAGTGCTCATGTATCCTGATTCCCATGAAACTTGAAGATTTTTTCACCGTAACCGGAGGTAACGGCTTACCACCGGTTTTTTCTTGCCTTGCATAACCGGAAAGGAGATGTAGCCATACTATAGATCACCGGGAAAAAGGAGGACAGGGTGTGTTCCGGAGATTAATGGACAGGCTGAAAGGCGGCCAAATACGGGACCTGCCTCATCACGGACTTTACCATGACCTGGAAGTGAACCTCAGCGTTCTGCAGGATATATTCAACTTGTGCTTTGATGTGAAATACCGGCGGTTCAAACTGAACACGGAACCGGCCCGGGAGGCCTGCTTGATTTTCATCGAAAACCTGGTGGAAGTCAGGTCCCTGGAAGAGCACGTCATGGGCGCCCTAACTAAGCAGGTGGCCCCTTGTCATGCTGACTGGGATTTAATGAAAACCGTCTGCGATTCTTTGGTGGAGACCTTGGAGATCAGCCTTGAAGAAGAATTTGAACCGACGGTTAATGCTATTCTCA from Clostridia bacterium includes:
- a CDS encoding DUF3243 domain-containing protein, encoding MEITSWEQWLDTLGTALSKAQSMKMPKKLLTKSAAELGDFLFDTIDPDVPENRLLKKMWEVADRKEKEALANVMIKLVEKRTTH